From Candidatus Manganitrophus morganii, the proteins below share one genomic window:
- a CDS encoding ChaN family lipoprotein: MRPSRQLQLFSLTVVFLSLALGCAGPGRSKEQSKAASNPHSTRPAPTPVADAPTAAPAEESLAAESPYIHLDEIEEGKIVHVPTGVAVSKERLIDFLTPARIIYVGEVHDNLEDHRVQREILQAMNERFPGKVAVGMEMFRRPAQPQLDQWLEGNLSDKDFRKLWIENWGMEMGYYQELLNFIKENKIPLVALNAPQDWEAKVGMKGIDALSPEEQKALPQIDRTDRYHRQALQAIFKGHGPMGRQDGGGFSSFYDTMLLWDETMAESIARYLTSPEGADKKMVVFAGGFHVGYGFGIPRRAFRRLPEPYQIVIPNTQDVPEAKRFQVELKLPDFPLHLADFIWGVGYKEVETKKVRLGVMIEPFQSGVRITDVSPNSTAEAAGIQQGDIVVSFDGEEMREPFDLTYAVGRKSPGDRVKLKLLRDGKMIETEAEMKSSRHP; encoded by the coding sequence ATGCGACCCTCCCGACAGCTTCAGCTCTTCTCTTTGACCGTGGTCTTCCTATCGCTCGCGCTCGGCTGCGCCGGGCCGGGCCGTTCCAAAGAACAATCGAAGGCCGCTTCAAATCCCCATTCGACGCGACCCGCTCCAACCCCCGTCGCCGACGCCCCGACAGCCGCCCCTGCGGAGGAGTCTCTCGCCGCGGAGTCGCCTTATATCCACCTCGACGAGATCGAGGAGGGAAAGATCGTCCATGTTCCCACCGGCGTCGCCGTCTCGAAGGAGCGGCTGATCGATTTTCTGACGCCGGCGCGGATCATTTACGTCGGGGAGGTCCACGACAACCTCGAAGACCATCGGGTGCAGCGCGAAATCCTCCAGGCGATGAACGAGCGATTCCCCGGGAAGGTGGCGGTCGGAATGGAGATGTTCCGGCGGCCCGCCCAGCCCCAGCTCGACCAGTGGCTGGAGGGGAACCTCAGCGACAAAGACTTCCGCAAGCTCTGGATCGAGAATTGGGGGATGGAGATGGGCTATTATCAGGAGCTGCTCAACTTCATCAAAGAGAATAAAATCCCGCTTGTTGCCTTGAACGCGCCCCAGGATTGGGAGGCGAAAGTCGGAATGAAGGGGATCGATGCCCTCTCTCCCGAAGAGCAAAAAGCGCTTCCCCAGATCGATCGGACCGATCGGTATCACCGCCAGGCGTTGCAGGCTATTTTCAAAGGACATGGTCCGATGGGCCGGCAGGACGGCGGGGGGTTCTCCTCTTTCTACGACACGATGCTCCTTTGGGACGAGACGATGGCGGAGAGCATCGCTCGGTATCTCACCTCTCCCGAAGGAGCCGATAAAAAGATGGTCGTCTTTGCGGGGGGCTTCCACGTCGGCTACGGCTTCGGCATCCCGCGGCGGGCCTTCCGGCGCCTGCCGGAGCCGTATCAGATCGTCATCCCGAACACGCAGGATGTCCCGGAGGCGAAGCGCTTCCAGGTGGAGCTCAAGCTCCCCGATTTCCCATTGCATCTGGCCGATTTCATCTGGGGGGTCGGCTATAAAGAGGTCGAAACGAAAAAAGTTCGACTCGGGGTCATGATCGAGCCGTTTCAATCCGGGGTGCGCATTACCGATGTTTCCCCGAACTCCACCGCGGAGGCGGCCGGGATCCAACAGGGCGACATCGTCGTCTCCTTCGACGGGGAAGAGATGCGTGAGCCGTTTGATCTCACCTACGCCGTCGGCCGGAAGTCGCCAGGCGATCGGGTCAAACTGAAACTCCTCCGCGACGGGAAGATGATCGAGACCGAGGCCGAGATGAAATCGTCCCGGCACCCCTGA
- a CDS encoding class I SAM-dependent methyltransferase has protein sequence MEKHHSQEPSALLTEHLARFQKGKALEVACGFGRNAFYLASQGFEVVGLDRDPEAVAFCNAEAARRGLSFTARAVDLEQPTPIPGEGYALVGCFYYLDRNLLPEMKRAVRPGGHLVYETFLIDQHERFGKPGRKEFCWGHNELLRLFLDFRILFYFEGFKGDRWMVQLIAERPG, from the coding sequence ATGGAAAAACATCACTCCCAAGAACCGTCCGCGTTGTTGACCGAACACCTTGCACGCTTCCAAAAAGGGAAAGCATTGGAGGTGGCGTGCGGCTTCGGCCGAAACGCCTTTTATCTCGCCTCGCAGGGGTTCGAGGTCGTGGGGCTCGATCGCGACCCGGAGGCGGTGGCCTTCTGCAACGCCGAAGCGGCCCGGCGCGGCCTCTCGTTCACCGCGCGCGCTGTCGATCTGGAGCAGCCGACCCCGATTCCCGGCGAGGGATACGCTCTGGTGGGCTGCTTCTACTATCTCGACCGGAACCTCCTTCCCGAGATGAAGCGGGCCGTTCGCCCGGGGGGGCATCTCGTCTATGAGACTTTCTTGATCGATCAGCACGAGCGGTTCGGCAAGCCGGGGCGGAAGGAGTTTTGCTGGGGGCACAATGAACTGCTCCGGCTCTTTCTCGATTTTCGGATTCTCTTCTATTTCGAGGGATTCAAAGGGGATCGCTGGATGGTCCAACTGATCGCCGAACGGCCGGGTTAA
- a CDS encoding archease, producing MEEFQVSEEIATGEMSLAARGDSLEGLFRATAKGLFETMVDTEEVRPEIGKELLLSADSIDRLLFHWLSELIQLRDREDLYFSFFEVKIERGPRHRIQGVAMGELIDPTRHPVRNEVAAIRSNPFQIVRRGEAWQVNILFDR from the coding sequence TTGGAAGAGTTTCAAGTATCGGAGGAGATCGCCACCGGAGAGATGTCGCTGGCGGCGCGGGGCGACTCGCTCGAAGGGCTCTTCCGGGCGACGGCGAAGGGACTCTTTGAGACAATGGTCGATACCGAGGAGGTCCGCCCGGAGATCGGGAAAGAACTGCTTCTCTCGGCCGACAGCATCGACCGGCTTCTCTTCCATTGGCTCTCGGAATTGATTCAGCTCAGAGATCGGGAGGATCTTTACTTCAGCTTCTTCGAGGTGAAAATCGAACGCGGCCCCCGGCATCGGATACAAGGGGTCGCCATGGGAGAGCTGATCGATCCGACCCGCCACCCGGTCCGGAACGAGGTGGCGGCGATCAGATCGAATCCATTTCAGATCGTCCGCCGGGGCGAGGCCTGGCAGGTGAATATCCTATTCGACCGTTGA
- a CDS encoding RtcB family protein, translating to MVFGDKVKQVSKTIWEIDPSYKEGMRVPARIVGTEKLIREMDDAVIEQITNVATLPGLVRAAYCMPDGHSGYGFPIGGVAAMDAEKGVISPGGIGFDINCGMRLVRTDLTEAEVGPKLTELVDLLYTRVPAGVGSKGFVKLTPNEFKEVIAEGAQWCLKNGYAWPEDLALTEESGCIEGANPEKVSQKAIDRGLSQIGTLGSGNHYLEVQVVREGNIFDRKIAEAMGLFPNQVVVMFHCGSRGFGHQVATDYLQVFLEVMESKYGIKILDRELACAPFRSPEGRDYFSAMKCGLNMSFANRQTILHRIRECFARIFGKSAEALGMRMIYDVAHNTAKLERHRIDGKSRELLVHRKGATRAFGPGHEALPERYQPYGQPVIIGGSMETGSYLLIGTEGAMKETFGSTAHGSGRTMSRTQARKQFRGDRLQKELRARGIYVRSASFAGLAEEAGPTYKDIDEVVDACERAGISRRVVKFAPIGNVKG from the coding sequence ATGGTTTTCGGAGATAAAGTCAAACAGGTCAGCAAGACGATCTGGGAGATCGATCCCTCCTATAAAGAAGGGATGCGGGTACCGGCCCGGATCGTTGGAACGGAAAAACTAATCCGGGAGATGGATGATGCGGTGATCGAGCAGATCACCAATGTGGCAACCCTCCCCGGCCTGGTCCGCGCCGCCTACTGTATGCCCGACGGCCACTCCGGCTACGGCTTTCCGATCGGCGGTGTCGCGGCGATGGATGCCGAGAAGGGGGTGATCAGCCCGGGGGGGATCGGGTTCGACATCAATTGCGGGATGCGTCTGGTCCGAACCGACCTGACCGAGGCAGAGGTGGGGCCGAAGTTGACGGAGCTGGTCGATCTCCTCTACACCCGCGTTCCGGCGGGGGTCGGAAGTAAAGGTTTCGTGAAGCTGACGCCGAACGAGTTTAAAGAGGTCATTGCCGAAGGGGCTCAGTGGTGTCTGAAGAACGGTTATGCGTGGCCGGAGGATCTCGCGCTCACCGAGGAGAGCGGGTGCATCGAGGGGGCGAATCCGGAGAAGGTCAGCCAGAAGGCGATCGACCGCGGCCTGAGCCAGATCGGAACGCTCGGCTCCGGGAACCACTACCTGGAGGTCCAGGTGGTCCGGGAAGGGAACATATTCGATCGGAAAATTGCCGAGGCGATGGGACTCTTCCCGAATCAGGTGGTGGTGATGTTCCACTGCGGGTCGCGCGGCTTCGGCCACCAGGTGGCGACCGATTATCTTCAGGTTTTCTTGGAGGTGATGGAGTCGAAGTATGGAATCAAGATCCTCGACCGGGAGCTTGCCTGCGCGCCGTTCCGCTCTCCGGAGGGCCGGGATTATTTCTCGGCGATGAAGTGCGGCCTCAACATGTCGTTCGCCAACCGGCAGACGATTCTCCATCGGATTCGGGAGTGTTTCGCGCGGATCTTCGGGAAAAGCGCCGAAGCGCTCGGGATGCGGATGATCTATGATGTGGCCCACAATACCGCCAAGCTGGAGCGCCACCGGATCGACGGGAAATCGCGCGAGCTTCTGGTTCATCGGAAAGGGGCGACCCGCGCCTTCGGCCCGGGACACGAGGCGCTGCCGGAGCGGTATCAACCGTACGGCCAGCCGGTGATCATCGGCGGGAGCATGGAGACCGGCAGTTATCTCTTGATCGGAACCGAGGGGGCGATGAAGGAGACCTTCGGAAGCACCGCCCACGGCTCCGGCCGGACGATGAGCCGGACGCAGGCGCGCAAGCAGTTCCGCGGCGACCGGCTGCAGAAGGAGCTTCGCGCCCGGGGAATCTATGTCCGTTCCGCTTCCTTCGCCGGTCTGGCCGAAGAAGCCGGACCGACCTACAAAGATATCGACGAAGTGGTCGACGCGTGCGAGCGTGCCGGAATCTCAAGACGGGTGGTGAAGTTCGCCCCGATCGGAAATGTCAAAGGGTAG
- a CDS encoding GTP-binding protein, which translates to MATKTPIVILTGYLGSGKTTLLRRLVALSDQRLAIIMNEFGALAVDARVVAGKNIKIAELEGGCVCCSLLGDFEAAVKEIVETVGPDEIIVETTGLAEPDALIGDIQENLLDFPIDAVVTVVDADATVRFPSIGHTGRIQIEMADLLLLNKIDLVTDEQRRKAREMIRAINPAALILETTRCEIDPALIFGRPLRRDNRKEVHERNKEGHHPSMESFQLRTDQTLERDCFEEMMGQFPPQIYRAKGFVRFPEGVFLFNFVAGRSELISFPEEDALGIIFIGEKVLSLQPVIEAQIAACAIPPDHSSDRS; encoded by the coding sequence GTGGCGACTAAAACACCCATCGTCATCCTTACCGGTTATCTCGGGAGCGGCAAAACGACATTGCTGCGACGGTTGGTCGCGCTGTCGGACCAGCGCCTTGCGATTATCATGAACGAGTTCGGCGCACTGGCGGTCGATGCCCGCGTGGTGGCCGGGAAAAATATCAAGATTGCCGAGCTGGAAGGGGGATGCGTCTGCTGTTCACTGCTGGGCGATTTCGAGGCGGCGGTGAAAGAGATCGTCGAGACGGTCGGGCCGGATGAGATTATCGTCGAGACGACCGGATTGGCGGAGCCCGATGCCCTGATCGGCGATATCCAAGAAAACCTCCTCGATTTCCCGATCGATGCTGTCGTCACCGTGGTCGATGCCGATGCGACGGTCCGATTTCCTTCCATCGGCCACACCGGCCGGATTCAGATCGAGATGGCCGATCTTCTCCTTCTCAACAAGATTGATCTGGTCACCGACGAACAGCGCCGCAAGGCCCGAGAGATGATCCGGGCGATCAACCCCGCCGCTCTCATTTTGGAGACGACACGCTGTGAGATCGATCCGGCCCTCATCTTTGGAAGGCCGCTCCGGAGAGACAACCGGAAAGAGGTGCATGAGAGAAATAAGGAGGGGCATCATCCGTCAATGGAGTCCTTTCAACTCCGCACGGATCAAACCCTTGAGCGGGATTGTTTCGAGGAGATGATGGGTCAATTTCCGCCGCAGATTTATCGCGCGAAAGGATTTGTCCGATTTCCCGAGGGGGTCTTTCTTTTTAACTTCGTCGCGGGCCGATCGGAGCTGATCTCTTTTCCGGAGGAGGATGCGCTCGGCATCATCTTCATTGGAGAAAAGGTTCTCTCCCTTCAACCGGTGATCGAAGCGCAGATCGCCGCTTGCGCAATTCCCCCTGATCATTCATCAGACCGATCCTGA
- a CDS encoding archease yields the protein MPYRFIEGLTVADIAFEARGKTLEALFSSAGQAVTAAQLHDLRTIRKKESRTFDLTNKAIDMLLFNFLQELIYWKDVDLLLFKSFDLSIRQKADGNYHLTGTGRGEPIDVSRHQLRVDVKAVTMHKFEVASDANGWKATVVLDI from the coding sequence ATGCCGTATCGTTTCATTGAGGGGTTGACCGTGGCCGACATCGCCTTTGAGGCGCGCGGCAAGACGCTGGAGGCGCTTTTCTCCTCGGCGGGTCAGGCGGTGACCGCCGCTCAATTGCATGATCTTCGGACGATTCGAAAGAAGGAATCCCGTACGTTTGATCTGACGAACAAAGCAATCGACATGCTTCTTTTTAATTTCCTTCAGGAGTTGATCTACTGGAAGGATGTCGATCTGCTCCTCTTTAAATCGTTTGACCTTTCGATTCGTCAGAAAGCGGATGGGAACTATCATTTGACCGGAACCGGTCGGGGGGAGCCGATCGACGTCTCCCGGCATCAACTCCGGGTCGATGTCAAAGCAGTCACGATGCACAAGTTCGAAGTGGCCTCCGATGCGAACGGATGGAAGGCGACGGTCGTTCTCGATATCTGA
- a CDS encoding Slp family lipoprotein, producing MKQKWPIFLALLLFMSTSACNAVLSEQVRSTANEETLFEEIFEDPKQHVGKIIILGGEVLRLQYKGQQTEVEFAEIPLYRTGKPALGFDPGEHFFVIFPYRVDETLLKKGKVITVAGRVIGTHNVRGFDYPLFAYEEAYVWDKLRQDRFPSYGAFLGQSS from the coding sequence ATGAAACAGAAGTGGCCGATCTTTTTAGCCCTCCTCCTCTTTATGTCGACCTCGGCCTGCAACGCCGTCCTCTCCGAGCAGGTTCGGTCGACGGCCAACGAGGAAACCCTCTTCGAAGAGATTTTTGAAGATCCGAAGCAACACGTCGGGAAGATTATTATCCTCGGCGGGGAGGTTCTTCGTCTTCAATATAAAGGACAGCAAACGGAGGTGGAGTTCGCAGAAATTCCCCTCTACCGGACCGGCAAGCCGGCTTTGGGCTTCGATCCGGGAGAGCACTTTTTCGTGATCTTCCCGTACCGGGTCGATGAGACCCTTCTTAAAAAGGGAAAGGTCATCACGGTTGCAGGCCGGGTCATCGGGACCCACAACGTCCGCGGCTTCGACTACCCCCTCTTCGCATACGAAGAAGCCTACGTCTGGGACAAGCTCCGGCAAGATCGTTTCCCTTCGTACGGCGCTTTCCTCGGACAATCGTCCTAA
- the acs gene encoding acetate--CoA ligase has protein sequence MAREKEITSVLNERRLFKPKKEFSKAAHLSSLEAYKGLYRKAEKNPEAFWAGLAKELSWFKPWKKVLEWKPPFAKWFVGGKINIAYNCLDRHLEGWRKNKAAIIWEGEPGDSRVLTYQDLHREVCKFANVLKGQGVVKGDRVAIYMPMIPELAIAMLACARIGATHSIIFGGFSSTALRDRINDAEARLVVTADGGYRKGEVVTLKEKVDEALKETPGVQRVVVVRRTNTPVEMQADRDFWWHDLMKTASDQCSAEALDSEHPLFILYTSGTTGKPKGIVHTTAGYLLGTTVTARWIFDLKETDTYWCTADIGWVTGHSYVIYGILSNGVTTVMYEGTPTYPKPDRIWEIIDKYKVNILYTAPTAIRALIKMGEEWPKRHDLSSLRLLGTVGEPINPEAWMWYHQVIGKGRSPIVDTWWQTETGAIMITPLPGAIPTKPGSATLPFPGIAADVVNREGESVPANVGGYLVIKRPWPSMLRTVWKDPDRYKKQYWSDIPGVYFTGDGARRDKDGYFWVMGRVDDVINVAGHRLGTMEIESALVSHSTVAEAAVVGRPDELKGTAISAFVTLEIGNAPSDQLKEALRAHVVKEIGAIARPDDIRFTENLPKTRSGKIMRRLLRDIAAGRETLGDTTTLEDYTVLAKLRQEEE, from the coding sequence ATGGCCCGAGAGAAAGAGATCACCTCCGTTCTAAACGAGCGTCGTCTTTTTAAGCCGAAGAAAGAATTCAGCAAAGCGGCCCATCTTTCGAGCTTGGAAGCTTACAAGGGCCTCTACCGGAAGGCCGAGAAAAATCCGGAGGCCTTCTGGGCGGGGCTGGCCAAGGAGCTCTCCTGGTTCAAGCCGTGGAAAAAGGTCTTGGAGTGGAAGCCCCCCTTCGCCAAGTGGTTTGTCGGCGGCAAGATCAATATCGCCTATAATTGCCTCGACCGTCACCTGGAGGGCTGGCGGAAAAACAAGGCGGCGATCATCTGGGAAGGAGAGCCGGGCGACTCGCGCGTCTTGACCTATCAAGATCTCCATCGGGAGGTTTGCAAGTTCGCCAATGTCCTGAAAGGACAAGGGGTCGTCAAAGGAGATCGCGTGGCGATCTACATGCCGATGATCCCGGAGCTGGCGATCGCCATGCTCGCCTGCGCCCGGATCGGCGCCACCCATTCGATTATTTTCGGCGGCTTTTCGTCCACCGCCTTGCGGGACCGGATCAACGATGCCGAAGCCCGGTTGGTCGTGACGGCCGACGGCGGCTACCGAAAAGGGGAGGTCGTCACCTTGAAAGAAAAGGTCGACGAGGCGCTGAAGGAAACCCCGGGCGTCCAACGGGTCGTTGTCGTCCGGCGGACCAACACCCCGGTCGAGATGCAGGCCGATCGCGATTTTTGGTGGCATGATTTGATGAAAACCGCCTCCGATCAATGCAGCGCCGAGGCGCTCGACTCGGAGCATCCCCTCTTCATTCTCTACACCAGCGGGACGACCGGCAAGCCGAAGGGGATCGTCCATACGACGGCCGGTTATCTTTTGGGGACGACGGTCACCGCCCGATGGATTTTCGACCTCAAAGAGACCGACACTTACTGGTGCACCGCCGACATCGGCTGGGTCACCGGCCACTCGTATGTGATTTACGGCATTCTCTCCAACGGCGTCACGACCGTGATGTACGAGGGGACGCCGACCTATCCGAAGCCCGACCGGATCTGGGAGATCATCGACAAATACAAAGTGAATATCCTCTATACCGCGCCGACCGCCATCCGCGCCCTGATCAAAATGGGGGAGGAGTGGCCGAAGCGGCACGACCTCTCAAGCCTCCGGCTCCTGGGGACGGTCGGGGAGCCGATCAATCCGGAGGCCTGGATGTGGTATCACCAGGTGATCGGCAAGGGGCGATCTCCCATCGTCGATACTTGGTGGCAAACCGAAACCGGCGCTATCATGATCACCCCGCTTCCCGGGGCGATCCCGACGAAACCCGGCTCCGCCACCCTCCCCTTCCCCGGAATCGCCGCGGACGTCGTCAATCGGGAGGGAGAGTCGGTTCCGGCCAACGTCGGGGGCTACCTTGTGATCAAGCGCCCCTGGCCGTCGATGCTTCGAACCGTTTGGAAAGATCCGGACCGCTACAAAAAGCAGTACTGGTCCGATATCCCGGGGGTCTACTTTACCGGCGACGGCGCGCGGCGCGACAAAGACGGCTACTTCTGGGTAATGGGACGGGTCGACGATGTGATCAACGTCGCCGGACATCGCTTGGGAACGATGGAGATCGAATCGGCGTTGGTTTCCCATTCCACCGTCGCCGAGGCGGCGGTCGTCGGCCGGCCCGACGAGCTGAAGGGGACGGCGATCTCCGCCTTCGTCACCCTGGAGATCGGAAACGCCCCGAGCGACCAGCTCAAAGAGGCGCTGCGCGCCCATGTGGTGAAGGAGATCGGCGCGATCGCCCGGCCGGACGACATCCGGTTTACCGAGAATCTTCCCAAGACCCGGAGCGGCAAAATCATGCGGCGGCTCCTCCGGGATATCGCCGCGGGACGGGAAACCCTCGGCGATACGACCACCCTGGAAGACTATACGGTCCTGGCCAAGCTGCGGCAGGAGGAGGAATAA
- a CDS encoding rhodanese has product MTYQISPQDLKKKKDQGEPFLLLDVREQVEFDFARIPDSVLIPLSQLPSRIGELDPEQEIVTVCHHGVRSLTALGILVKNGFTNVKNLTGGIDAYSVTADPSIPRYR; this is encoded by the coding sequence GTGACCTATCAGATTTCACCCCAGGATCTCAAAAAAAAGAAGGACCAGGGAGAGCCGTTTCTCCTGTTGGATGTGCGGGAGCAGGTCGAGTTTGACTTCGCACGGATCCCCGATTCGGTGTTGATCCCACTCAGCCAGCTTCCGTCGCGAATCGGCGAGCTCGACCCCGAGCAGGAGATCGTCACCGTCTGCCACCATGGCGTCCGCAGCCTCACCGCGCTCGGAATTTTGGTTAAAAACGGCTTCACGAATGTGAAGAATTTGACCGGCGGGATCGACGCTTACTCCGTGACGGCCGACCCGAGTATTCCGCGGTACCGCTAG